ATTAAAAGGAAAGGCTATCATGGTCTAGGGTTCGTATTCTCAGAGCATGATCGTTTTGTAGGCGTTGATATTGATCACGTTTTCGACCCTGAAAGCGAAGAATGGAACGACTTCGCATTAGACGAAGTTTTAAAGCTTAACTCGTATGCGGAACTTTCCCCAAGTAACACCGGAGCACACGTTATAGTAAGAGGCTCAAAGCCTCCTGAAAGATGCAGGTCTAATAATTGGGAAATGTACGAAGCAGGGCGTTATTTTACATTTACAGGTAATCACATTCCGGAAACACCGAAGGAGATAAGAGAGGCACCGGAAGCACTTAAAGACCTTTACAGCAGGAGAATAAACAAGGATGCAGGAGAGACACAGAAGAAAGGGAGAGGTAGGCCTAAAAAGAACGTAGTAATTAAGGCAAACCTCACAGACTCAGAGGTTATAGAGAAGTGCAGAAGGGCGAAAAACTACGAAGCCTTTGAAGCTCTCTATAACGGTAAGTTTGATAATTATGTCTCTCAGAGTGATGCAGATTTAGCACTATGTAGAAGGCTAGCATTTTACACTAAGAGCCCTGAGCAGATTGATAGAATATTCAGAACATCAGGGCTTTTCCGTTCCAAGTGGGAAAGGGAAGACTACCGAGCCGACACCATAAACAAAGCAATAGAAAGCACACCGGAAACATATAACCCTAATTACAAGAAAGAGAAGGACAAGAAAACCAAGATTGAGATAACCTTTGATGAAATAGGGGATAGGATATTAGAGAACCATAATATCTTTACAATGCGGGACAATGGGGAACTATTCATTTATCAAGATGGGTATTACAGCAATGAGGGGAGCGAGTCAGTATTAGACACCATCATAAGAGATACACAGATAGAGATATATAAAGAGAAGTGGGAAGAGGCAACAGGGGAGGACGAGCCCGAAAAGATAGACAAGGCTACTTCTAAAAGAGTTTCGGAAGTACTGGCATATATCAGGGCTTACACTTACGTTTCGAGAAGTCAGATAGACATAGAGCAGGACGGGTATGTAAACTTTAAGAATGGGCTGTTTGACCTTAAAGAATGGAAGCTAAAGCCCCATACACCAGAAGTAAGAAGTATAGCACAGGTGCCAGCAGTCTACAACCCTACAGCAGAATGCCCGAACATTAAGGATTATATGAATACCTGCGAGCTACCACAGGAAGACCAGGATGTATTAATAGAGTTTGCTGGATACTGCTTAATATCAGATGTCAGCCTGCAAAGGGCTGTTATGCTGTACGGGAGCGGGTCAAATGGGAAGAGCGTATTTATCAACCTCTTGAAAGTCATTCTGGGAAAGTCCTATGTGAGCGGTGAAAGTCTTCAGAACCTTGAGACTGATAAATACAGAGTCGCCAACCTATACGGCAAAAGGCTTAACGCTTTCCCAGATCTGAAAGATACTCCCCTGCAAACAAATGAGGTATTTAACACCCTTACAGGTAACGATTTAGAGCTTACAGGAGAAAGGAAATATCAGCACTCTTTCAGCTTTAGACCTACAACGAAACTTTTGTTTTCCGCTAACAAGCCCCCTTTTGCACACTCTGACAACTACGCATATTATAGAAGATGGATTCTTATAAAATTCCCTAAGACATTCGAGAAGGAAGAGATAAAAGAGAGGCTTATAGACGATCTCACCACAGAGGAAGAGATAAGCGGGTTTATTAATCTCATGCTGGAAGGGCTTGAAAGGCTCCAGAAGAACCGCAAATTCTCATATAATGCAGGAGTCGAAGAGGTTGAAAGAATCTATTTAATGCACTCTGATAACGTCAGGATATTTGAAGAGGAGTGTTTAAGGGACTGTTCAGGGAACGAGGAGCCAACAGAGAAGAAAAGGGTTTACTCTTTATATTGTGAGTGGTGCAACCAGAACGGTTTAACCCCTGTTAAGCCTAATGCATTTACCATGAGGCTAGGAAAATTAGGGCGCAGAGTACACGAAACCACAAAATACGATATTGTCACAAAAAGGGGAGAGCACATATCTACATATTTTAATACAGTTGTTGACAGACAAGACTGGTTTAAAACTAAAGAATAACCCTAAAATTAAGGTATATCGGAAAACTCAAAATACCTTTTCCGATATACAAAATAAATTCTCTTGCTACTGTTTTTAACTTCTTAAATCGGAAAACTTTTCTATTTGTTACCTCACACCATACAAATTAATTATTTAATTCATTTATTCCCGTTCTCTCTTTCTTCTCTTTCTTGCACAGTAAGATGAATATTCAATTTATTTTTTTGTTTGAACACTACAATAGGAAAAGATTCCCGATATAAGAAGTTATTTTCGATAGCGTGAGAATTTTTTTTGTATATCGGAAATCCCTTTTTGAGTTTTCCGATAGAATCATTTTTCCTTTTTTTTCTTTCCTTATTGTGTTAGTCATACATACCCAACTTTCACCGGAGCCCAGGAGAGAAATATGCAGGAAAAAATATACTGAGCCTTCATCCACCATTGAGAGTTCCCATTTCCCTTCCCAACTCTCCTCTCTCCACTGTGTAGCATATATGAGCC
The Methanosarcina thermophila TM-1 genome window above contains:
- a CDS encoding phage/plasmid primase, P4 family yields the protein MSDTNTHKNIEMPPVGSIDLPNPFNIPEELKSLNQWVLWKYEIDTNSKGEKRLTKIPYQITPATAGKEAKAKPNDSKTWGSFEEAYSILADSIKRKGYHGLGFVFSEHDRFVGVDIDHVFDPESEEWNDFALDEVLKLNSYAELSPSNTGAHVIVRGSKPPERCRSNNWEMYEAGRYFTFTGNHIPETPKEIREAPEALKDLYSRRINKDAGETQKKGRGRPKKNVVIKANLTDSEVIEKCRRAKNYEAFEALYNGKFDNYVSQSDADLALCRRLAFYTKSPEQIDRIFRTSGLFRSKWEREDYRADTINKAIESTPETYNPNYKKEKDKKTKIEITFDEIGDRILENHNIFTMRDNGELFIYQDGYYSNEGSESVLDTIIRDTQIEIYKEKWEEATGEDEPEKIDKATSKRVSEVLAYIRAYTYVSRSQIDIEQDGYVNFKNGLFDLKEWKLKPHTPEVRSIAQVPAVYNPTAECPNIKDYMNTCELPQEDQDVLIEFAGYCLISDVSLQRAVMLYGSGSNGKSVFINLLKVILGKSYVSGESLQNLETDKYRVANLYGKRLNAFPDLKDTPLQTNEVFNTLTGNDLELTGERKYQHSFSFRPTTKLLFSANKPPFAHSDNYAYYRRWILIKFPKTFEKEEIKERLIDDLTTEEEISGFINLMLEGLERLQKNRKFSYNAGVEEVERIYLMHSDNVRIFEEECLRDCSGNEEPTEKKRVYSLYCEWCNQNGLTPVKPNAFTMRLGKLGRRVHETTKYDIVTKRGEHISTYFNTVVDRQDWFKTKE